One region of Qipengyuania sp. SS22 genomic DNA includes:
- the rsmD gene encoding 16S rRNA (guanine(966)-N(2))-methyltransferase RsmD, with translation MRIIAGEWRGRKLVAPPGDLTRPTADRTRETLFNMLASRIGSFDGLSVLDLFAGSGALGLEALSRGAGSCLFVEQDAQAVKAIRTNIDTFDARPRCVVQQASVMSLGPAKAPHDLILLDPPYETGAGFVALERLTRLGWIGSATWIALETGAKEASAMRRLELVAERKTGKAKISLLRLAG, from the coding sequence TTGAGAATCATCGCGGGCGAATGGCGCGGGCGTAAGCTGGTCGCACCCCCGGGAGACCTCACCCGCCCCACCGCCGACCGGACGCGCGAGACGCTGTTCAACATGCTCGCCAGCCGCATTGGCAGTTTCGATGGTCTGTCAGTGCTCGATCTGTTCGCCGGTTCGGGCGCATTGGGGCTCGAAGCGCTGTCACGCGGAGCTGGATCCTGCCTGTTCGTCGAACAGGACGCCCAGGCGGTAAAGGCAATCCGCACCAATATCGACACCTTCGATGCGCGGCCGCGCTGTGTGGTGCAGCAAGCCTCGGTCATGAGCCTGGGTCCCGCCAAGGCGCCGCATGATTTGATACTGCTCGATCCACCCTACGAAACGGGAGCGGGTTTTGTCGCGCTCGAGCGTCTCACTCGGCTTGGCTGGATCGGATCCGCGACGTGGATCGCGCTCGAAACTGGCGCAAAGGAGGCCAGCGCCATGCGCAGGCTCGAACTGGTTGCCGAGCGGAAGACCGGCAAGGCGAAGATTTCGCTGCTCCGCCTCGCCGGATAA
- a CDS encoding ATP-dependent helicase: MTDLPIPSDAPDDAQLPAYAARLNAPQREAVLTTEGPVLMLAGAGTGKTAALTARLAHLIATRRAWPSEILCVTFTNKAAREMRERVGRHIGDAVEGMPWLGTFHSIGARMLRRHAELVGLKSNYTIIDPDDQLRLLKQLIQENDLDEKRWPARQLAGLLDRWKNRGLNPGDLDAVENESYANGRGAQFYKLYQDRLKALNACDFGDLLLHMLNIFREHHDVLAQYQQRFKYILVDEYQDTNQVQYLWLRLLAQTRKNICVVGDDDQSIYSWRGAEVANILKFEKDFPGAAVVKLEQNYRSTPQILGAASGLINANSERLGKTLWTELPAGENIRVIGVWDGPEEARRVGEEIERLEREGAPLDQIAILVRAQYQTREFEDRFIQIGLNYRIVGGFRFYERAEIRDALAYLRTIAQPADDLAFERIYNQPKRGLGAKTLEAMRRHARRTQMPLTAASLDLCDTDELPARAKNNLVALLGQFVHWREQVDKVTPSELLRRVLAESGYEDMLQKDRSGESAGRLENLTELARAMEEYDTLGDFLEHVGLVMDNDRAGDGEKVTIMTMHAAKGLEFDHVFLPGWEEGVFPSQRAIDEGGLASLEEERRLAYVAITRAKRRCTILHAANRRIYGQWTSSIPSRFIEDLPEEYLTRETTMTGGASLWRANWSETEDPFAHVSTSRPDRSGARGPGWQRALSSGYDTTPKRLAEPGRSAASFAAQPRSDISIGARVFHDKFGYGCVTDQEGNKLTIEFEKAGEKRVLDSFVKLADD, from the coding sequence ATGACCGATCTACCCATCCCGTCCGACGCGCCCGACGATGCGCAGCTTCCCGCCTATGCAGCGCGCTTGAACGCCCCCCAGCGCGAGGCCGTTCTCACCACCGAAGGCCCCGTGCTGATGTTGGCCGGAGCGGGCACCGGCAAGACCGCGGCGCTAACCGCACGGCTGGCACATCTCATCGCAACGCGCCGGGCATGGCCGAGCGAAATCCTCTGCGTCACCTTCACCAACAAGGCCGCACGCGAGATGCGCGAGCGCGTGGGGCGGCATATCGGCGATGCGGTCGAAGGCATGCCCTGGCTTGGCACCTTCCACTCGATCGGCGCGCGCATGCTGCGCCGCCATGCCGAACTGGTCGGGCTCAAGAGCAATTACACGATCATCGATCCGGACGACCAGTTGCGGCTGTTGAAGCAGCTGATCCAGGAGAACGATCTCGACGAGAAGCGTTGGCCCGCGCGCCAACTCGCCGGCCTGCTCGACCGCTGGAAGAATCGCGGGCTCAACCCCGGCGATCTCGATGCAGTGGAGAACGAAAGCTATGCCAATGGCCGCGGGGCGCAGTTTTACAAGCTCTACCAAGACCGCCTGAAAGCGCTCAACGCCTGCGATTTCGGCGACCTGCTGCTACATATGCTCAACATTTTCCGCGAGCATCACGACGTGCTGGCGCAATATCAGCAGCGCTTCAAATATATCCTCGTCGACGAATATCAGGACACCAACCAAGTCCAGTATCTGTGGCTGCGCCTGCTTGCCCAGACACGCAAGAACATCTGCGTGGTGGGCGACGACGACCAGTCGATCTATTCATGGCGCGGCGCAGAAGTCGCCAATATCCTCAAGTTCGAAAAGGATTTTCCCGGCGCGGCGGTGGTCAAGCTCGAGCAGAACTATCGCTCCACCCCGCAGATCCTCGGGGCGGCATCGGGGCTGATCAACGCCAATAGCGAACGGCTCGGCAAGACGCTGTGGACCGAGCTTCCGGCGGGCGAGAATATCCGCGTAATCGGCGTATGGGACGGACCCGAGGAAGCCCGCCGCGTGGGCGAGGAGATCGAGCGGCTGGAACGCGAAGGCGCGCCGCTCGACCAGATCGCGATCCTCGTACGTGCGCAGTACCAGACACGCGAATTCGAAGACCGGTTCATCCAGATCGGCCTCAATTACCGCATCGTCGGGGGCTTCCGCTTCTACGAGCGTGCCGAAATTCGCGATGCGCTGGCCTATCTGCGCACTATCGCCCAGCCCGCCGACGACCTCGCTTTCGAGCGGATCTACAACCAGCCCAAACGCGGGCTTGGCGCGAAGACACTGGAAGCCATGCGCCGCCACGCACGGCGTACACAGATGCCGCTGACCGCCGCCAGCCTCGACCTATGCGACACCGACGAATTGCCCGCGCGCGCGAAGAACAATCTCGTCGCGCTGCTCGGCCAGTTCGTCCATTGGCGCGAGCAGGTGGACAAGGTCACACCGTCCGAACTGCTGCGCCGCGTACTCGCCGAAAGCGGCTATGAAGACATGCTCCAGAAGGATCGCAGCGGGGAAAGCGCCGGGCGGCTGGAAAACCTCACCGAACTCGCTCGCGCGATGGAGGAATACGACACGCTCGGCGATTTCCTCGAGCATGTCGGGTTGGTGATGGACAATGACCGCGCTGGCGACGGCGAGAAGGTCACCATCATGACCATGCATGCCGCCAAGGGGCTCGAATTCGATCACGTCTTCCTACCAGGTTGGGAGGAAGGCGTCTTTCCCAGCCAGCGCGCGATCGACGAAGGCGGACTCGCCAGTCTCGAGGAAGAGCGCCGCCTCGCCTATGTCGCCATTACCCGCGCCAAGCGCCGCTGCACCATCCTGCACGCGGCCAACCGGCGCATTTACGGCCAATGGACCAGTTCGATCCCGAGCCGGTTCATCGAGGATTTGCCCGAGGAATATCTCACCAGAGAAACTACCATGACCGGCGGCGCTTCGCTGTGGCGGGCGAACTGGAGCGAGACCGAAGACCCCTTCGCGCATGTCTCGACCAGCCGACCCGATCGTTCGGGAGCCCGCGGTCCTGGGTGGCAGCGAGCGCTATCGTCGGGCTATGACACGACGCCCAAGCGCCTCGCCGAGCCCGGCCGCAGTGCGGCGAGCTTTGCCGCGCAACCCCGCAGCGACATCTCGATCGGCGCGCGCGTGTTCCACGACAAATTCGGCTATGGCTGCGTGACCGATCAGGAAGGCAACAAGCTGACGATCGAGTTCGAGAAGGCGGGCGAAAAGCGCGTACTCGACAGTTTCGTCAAGCTGGCTGACGATTAG
- a CDS encoding DEAD/DEAH box helicase codes for MTFADLGLSEDLLRAVSEAGYTEPTDIQREAIPPVLMMKDIIGIAQTGTGKTASFVLPMIDIMASGRRRALMPRSLILAPTRELAAQVAENFEKYGKNHDLKLALLIGGVQMGDQVKALNDGVDVLIATPGRLMDLFERGKILLNGCELLVIDEADRMLDMGFIPDIEFICSKLPDARQTMLFSATMPPPIEKLAKKFLDNPKRIEVSRAATTNKDITAFKVPVKARQKRDTLRWLLEHDHVETAIIFANRKTTVRELNKSLQSYGFASSEIHGDMDQSNRLKELERFKAGEVNILVASDVAARGLDIKGVSHVFNFDTPWHPDDYVHRIGRTGRAGAKGRAFTLVAEEDAEAIANVEKLTGAEVPVFGKSDVRVDLVEKSSAKPAEKAVAPEKASAPEKVSAPADEAKPKRSRKPRDEDDAPREKPARKAKPKGEPRKRRDEDSDSVASGEWNGPRPGFLDVSAI; via the coding sequence ATGACTTTTGCCGATCTCGGCCTTTCCGAAGACTTGCTCAGGGCAGTAAGCGAAGCTGGCTATACCGAGCCGACCGACATCCAGCGCGAGGCGATTCCGCCGGTGCTGATGATGAAGGATATCATTGGCATCGCCCAAACGGGCACCGGCAAGACCGCGAGCTTCGTGCTGCCGATGATCGACATCATGGCGAGCGGCCGTCGCCGCGCGCTGATGCCGCGCAGCCTTATCCTTGCCCCGACGCGCGAACTCGCCGCGCAGGTGGCAGAGAATTTCGAAAAATACGGCAAGAACCACGATCTCAAGCTCGCGCTGCTGATTGGCGGCGTGCAGATGGGCGACCAGGTCAAGGCGCTGAACGATGGCGTCGACGTGCTGATCGCCACGCCGGGCCGCCTTATGGACCTGTTCGAGCGTGGCAAGATCCTGCTCAACGGCTGCGAACTGCTGGTGATCGACGAAGCCGATCGTATGCTCGACATGGGCTTCATCCCGGATATCGAGTTCATCTGCTCGAAGCTGCCCGACGCACGCCAGACCATGCTGTTCTCGGCGACGATGCCGCCGCCGATCGAAAAGCTGGCCAAGAAGTTTCTCGACAATCCCAAGCGGATCGAAGTCAGCCGTGCCGCGACCACGAACAAGGACATCACCGCGTTCAAGGTGCCCGTAAAGGCGCGTCAGAAGCGCGACACGCTGCGCTGGCTGCTCGAACACGACCATGTCGAAACCGCGATCATCTTTGCCAATCGCAAGACCACCGTGCGCGAGCTCAACAAGAGCCTGCAAAGCTATGGTTTCGCGTCGAGCGAAATCCACGGCGACATGGACCAGTCGAACCGGCTCAAGGAACTCGAGCGGTTCAAGGCCGGTGAGGTGAATATTCTCGTCGCATCGGACGTTGCCGCGCGCGGGCTCGACATCAAGGGTGTCAGCCACGTCTTCAACTTCGACACGCCGTGGCATCCGGACGATTACGTCCACCGCATCGGACGCACGGGCAGGGCCGGTGCCAAGGGCCGCGCCTTCACCCTCGTCGCCGAGGAAGATGCCGAGGCGATCGCCAATGTCGAGAAGCTGACCGGTGCGGAAGTTCCGGTATTCGGCAAGAGCGATGTCCGTGTCGATCTGGTCGAGAAAAGCAGCGCCAAGCCCGCCGAGAAGGCGGTTGCACCGGAGAAGGCCTCGGCACCCGAGAAAGTTTCGGCACCCGCGGACGAGGCAAAGCCCAAGCGCAGCCGCAAGCCGCGCGACGAGGACGATGCGCCGCGCGAAAAGCCTGCGCGCAAGGCGAAGCCCAAGGGCGAACCGCGCAAACGCCGCGACGAGGACAGCGACTCTGTTGCGTCGGGTGAGTGGAACGGGCCGCGGCCGGGCTTCCTCGACGTTTCCGCGATCTGA
- a CDS encoding FAD-binding oxidoreductase, which yields MTVTDTFCAAAADILGPRGFTRDPELVEPWLTDWRGRYTGKAVGLASPASTDEVARFVTLCAAHQMPIVPQGGNSGMSGGATPDDSGRSVLLSLRRMDAIRDFDVAAQQITCDAGVVLQTLHETADAQGLRFPLTLGGKGSATVGGLISTNAGGTQVLRHGTMRAQVLGIEAVLADGEIFSGLVPLKKDNRGFDLKQMLIGSEGTLGIVTAATLRLVPQIGERRVAWVGLPSISAARALLRHCEKVAGEALEGFEVLPGHCLESVLAHVPTARSPLGGTHGWHALVELVADQGDTGQLDGLVAKVFESAMEHGLLEDAVISSSEAQAEAFWHIRDSISAAERAIGPAMQHDISVPVARMAEFVETVAPQVEERFPGSRAVGFGHLGDGNIHFHVLAPAGAVRGEWELGDGKAISAFVHDRVTDFGGSLSAEHGIGQMKRDELGRLGNPVALSLMRKVKQALDPQGILNPGKLVPLAPHAATP from the coding sequence ATGACCGTGACCGACACCTTTTGCGCCGCCGCCGCCGATATTCTCGGGCCACGCGGGTTCACCCGCGATCCCGAGCTGGTGGAACCCTGGCTAACCGACTGGCGGGGACGGTACACCGGCAAGGCGGTGGGCCTGGCCTCGCCTGCGTCGACCGATGAGGTCGCCCGCTTCGTCACACTATGCGCGGCGCACCAGATGCCGATCGTCCCGCAGGGCGGGAACAGCGGCATGTCGGGCGGCGCCACGCCCGACGATAGCGGGAGGAGCGTATTGCTTTCGCTGCGCCGAATGGATGCGATCCGGGATTTCGATGTCGCTGCACAGCAGATTACCTGCGACGCTGGCGTCGTGCTCCAGACGCTGCACGAGACCGCCGACGCGCAAGGTCTGCGCTTTCCGCTTACGCTTGGCGGCAAGGGTTCGGCCACTGTGGGCGGCCTCATCTCGACCAATGCCGGGGGAACGCAGGTCCTGCGCCACGGCACGATGCGCGCGCAGGTGCTCGGGATCGAAGCGGTGCTGGCCGATGGCGAAATATTCTCCGGCCTGGTCCCGCTCAAGAAGGACAATCGCGGGTTCGACCTCAAGCAGATGCTGATCGGGTCCGAAGGGACATTGGGCATCGTCACCGCCGCAACCTTGCGGCTGGTGCCGCAAATCGGTGAGCGCCGTGTTGCATGGGTCGGCCTGCCCAGCATCTCGGCAGCGCGCGCATTGCTGCGCCACTGCGAGAAGGTCGCGGGCGAGGCGCTGGAGGGGTTCGAGGTGCTGCCCGGCCACTGCCTCGAATCGGTTCTGGCGCATGTTCCCACCGCGCGAAGCCCTTTGGGCGGCACCCATGGCTGGCATGCGCTGGTGGAACTGGTTGCGGATCAGGGTGACACAGGACAGCTGGACGGGCTGGTCGCCAAGGTATTCGAGAGTGCGATGGAGCACGGTCTGCTCGAGGATGCCGTCATATCATCCAGCGAGGCGCAGGCCGAAGCCTTCTGGCATATACGCGACAGCATCTCCGCAGCGGAGCGCGCGATCGGCCCGGCGATGCAGCACGACATTTCGGTGCCGGTGGCGCGGATGGCCGAATTTGTCGAGACGGTGGCACCGCAGGTGGAAGAACGGTTCCCCGGCTCGCGCGCGGTCGGTTTCGGGCATCTGGGAGATGGCAATATCCACTTCCACGTTCTCGCCCCCGCCGGTGCCGTGCGCGGCGAATGGGAATTGGGCGACGGAAAAGCGATCAGCGCCTTCGTGCATGACCGGGTGACCGATTTCGGCGGATCGCTCAGCGCGGAACACGGCATTGGCCAGATGAAACGCGATGAACTCGGGCGATTGGGCAATCCGGTGGCGCTCTCGCTGATGCGTAAGGTCAAGCAGGCGCTCGATCCGCAGGGGATACTCAACCCGGGCAAACTGGTGCCGCTTGCACCGCACGCCGCAACGCCGTAA
- a CDS encoding SapC family protein, which produces MASAPQPNLPLFFKDLMPLNSKDHANYRSRPMTKAPWLAKQHAVPLTVDEFVQAQRDMPIVFSTGPDAVPLALMGLNDGVNTFVDEEGSVTEQVYIPAYVRRYPFMLARLKPDSDDLSLCFDPTAENIGEFEEGQALFENGEASEGTKQILEFCEQFEHAGQRTQNFMKELKDHDLLMEGEIAITQDGSDKPFVYRGFQMINQEKLRELRGDQLRKWTENGLLPLIWAQIFSMDMMRTIFGRQLQQGKVPMPDAATAGVPTA; this is translated from the coding sequence ATGGCCAGCGCGCCGCAGCCCAATCTGCCCCTGTTCTTCAAAGACCTGATGCCGCTTAACAGCAAGGACCATGCGAATTATCGCTCGCGTCCGATGACCAAGGCACCGTGGCTCGCCAAGCAGCATGCCGTGCCGCTGACCGTCGACGAGTTCGTCCAGGCGCAGCGCGATATGCCGATCGTCTTCTCGACCGGCCCCGATGCTGTTCCGCTGGCGCTGATGGGCCTCAATGACGGCGTCAACACTTTCGTCGACGAAGAAGGCTCCGTTACCGAGCAGGTCTACATCCCGGCCTATGTCCGCCGCTATCCGTTCATGCTCGCACGGCTCAAGCCCGACAGCGACGACCTGTCGCTGTGCTTCGACCCGACCGCGGAGAACATCGGCGAGTTCGAAGAAGGCCAGGCCTTGTTCGAAAATGGCGAGGCCAGCGAAGGTACCAAGCAGATCCTCGAATTCTGCGAGCAGTTCGAGCATGCGGGCCAGCGCACGCAGAACTTCATGAAGGAACTGAAGGATCACGACCTTCTCATGGAAGGCGAGATCGCGATCACCCAGGACGGTAGCGACAAGCCGTTCGTCTATCGCGGGTTCCAGATGATCAATCAGGAAAAGCTGCGCGAGCTGCGCGGCGACCAGCTGCGCAAGTGGACCGAAAACGGCCTGCTGCCGCTGATCTGGGCGCAGATCTTCTCGATGGACATGATGCGTACGATCTTCGGACGTCAGCTCCAGCAGGGCAAGGTGCCGATGCCCGACGCCGCGACTGCCGGTGTCCCGACTGCCTAA
- a CDS encoding mannose-1-phosphate guanylyltransferase, with amino-acid sequence MPTIVPVVLCGGSGTRLWPRSRSAKPKPFIPLLGEQTLYQATLQRCSDRTRFARPLVVIGEKHLEFAKPQAADIAPDAQFVVEPMGRNTAPAIALAALALDAGDIMLVCPSDHHIIDRQAFEAAAEAAAELASQDWLVAFGIEATAPETGYGYIRRGEALGGGHHVHSFVEKPDLETALGFLAQGGYAWNGGIFAFRAGHFLSELAKHRPAMAESATAAFESRAAGSEDFRPDADHFAAIAPESVDYAIMENTDRAAMVDVSMGWSDIGNWDALLQQRKTADDDNVVVGPGEIIGAQGAMIDSDGPHVTLIGADNIVVVVDGEDILVTNRDSVQRVGEASRCKNQ; translated from the coding sequence TTGCCCACTATCGTACCAGTCGTACTGTGCGGGGGGAGCGGCACCCGGCTCTGGCCGCGTAGCCGCTCGGCCAAACCGAAGCCTTTCATTCCGCTTCTCGGCGAGCAGACACTCTACCAGGCCACGCTCCAGCGCTGTTCGGATCGCACCCGGTTTGCCCGTCCGCTGGTGGTGATCGGCGAGAAACATCTGGAGTTCGCCAAGCCGCAGGCTGCCGATATCGCGCCCGATGCGCAGTTCGTCGTCGAACCCATGGGGCGGAACACGGCGCCAGCGATCGCGCTGGCCGCACTGGCGCTCGACGCGGGCGACATCATGCTCGTCTGCCCCAGCGACCACCACATTATCGATCGCCAGGCGTTCGAAGCCGCCGCCGAGGCCGCCGCCGAGTTGGCGAGCCAGGATTGGCTGGTGGCTTTCGGCATCGAGGCGACCGCTCCCGAGACCGGCTATGGCTATATCCGTCGCGGCGAAGCGCTTGGTGGAGGCCACCATGTGCACAGCTTCGTCGAAAAGCCCGACCTGGAAACCGCGCTCGGCTTTCTCGCCCAGGGTGGTTACGCCTGGAATGGCGGGATTTTCGCCTTTCGTGCGGGTCATTTCCTGTCCGAACTCGCCAAGCATCGACCCGCAATGGCCGAATCCGCAACCGCGGCTTTTGAAAGCCGTGCCGCCGGGAGCGAAGACTTTCGTCCCGATGCGGACCATTTCGCTGCGATTGCGCCGGAATCGGTCGATTACGCGATCATGGAAAACACCGATCGGGCAGCCATGGTCGATGTTTCGATGGGGTGGTCGGACATCGGCAATTGGGACGCACTGCTGCAGCAACGCAAAACCGCCGATGATGACAATGTCGTCGTCGGGCCGGGAGAGATCATCGGTGCGCAGGGCGCAATGATCGACAGCGACGGGCCGCATGTCACATTGATCGGGGCCGACAATATCGTCGTGGTCGTCGATGGCGAGGACATCCTCGTGACCAACCGCGATTCGGTCCAGCGCGTGGGCGAGGCGAGCCGGTGCAAGAACCAATGA
- a CDS encoding class I mannose-6-phosphate isomerase — protein sequence MIRKLPTRFVDKVWGVERLPAPFPHPSDQPIGEVWFEPPPELDQLLVKYIFTSERLSVQNHPSDEQAEAMGLADGGKSECWVILDAEPGASIAVGFREDITPEDMRKSALDGTILDKLVWHEVRRGDAFYIPAGTVHAIGGGISLLEVQQNSDITFRLFDYGRPRELHLDQGVEVATTGPYPPDLSTRMDDDAGLLVDGPHFRLFYWQSNTSAPLPAIAQAPSIVIPLSGEITLDGQPLGAGECALVEDLGSASRAGDSLLLIAQPTASS from the coding sequence ATGATCCGCAAGCTTCCCACCCGCTTCGTGGATAAGGTCTGGGGAGTAGAGCGGCTGCCCGCCCCCTTCCCGCACCCTTCTGACCAGCCCATTGGCGAAGTCTGGTTCGAACCCCCGCCCGAGCTCGACCAACTACTGGTCAAATATATTTTCACCAGCGAGCGGTTGTCCGTTCAGAACCACCCCAGCGACGAACAGGCCGAAGCGATGGGCCTCGCAGACGGCGGCAAGAGCGAATGCTGGGTCATTCTCGATGCCGAACCCGGTGCCTCCATCGCGGTGGGGTTCCGCGAGGACATTACTCCGGAAGACATGCGCAAGTCCGCTCTCGACGGCACGATCCTCGACAAGCTCGTCTGGCACGAGGTTCGGCGTGGCGATGCTTTCTACATCCCCGCAGGCACGGTCCACGCCATTGGCGGCGGGATCAGCCTCCTCGAGGTGCAGCAAAACAGCGACATCACCTTCCGGCTGTTCGATTACGGCCGGCCGCGCGAGCTCCATCTGGACCAGGGTGTCGAGGTCGCGACTACGGGACCCTACCCGCCCGATCTCAGCACGCGGATGGATGACGACGCCGGGTTATTGGTCGATGGGCCCCATTTCCGGCTGTTCTATTGGCAGAGCAACACGTCGGCTCCCCTCCCCGCGATCGCGCAAGCGCCGTCCATCGTGATACCGTTGTCGGGCGAAATCACGCTCGATGGGCAGCCGCTCGGCGCAGGAGAATGCGCGCTGGTCGAGGATCTCGGCTCGGCGTCACGCGCAGGGGATAGCCTGCTCCTGATTGCCCAGCCGACTGCATCGTCCTGA